CACCAGCATGATGGAAACCAGCCGAGTGATGATCAGCCATGCGCGAAAGCATGCGTTATCGCGCAGTAGCACCATCTTTATTGAGAGATACCTGCGACATCGTCTGGATGCCCTGAACTCTGGTTAAGACGCCGGACGGCTCCTGATTGAGGTTTAAAAATGGGCGCGTCGCCTATTTGATGTGCATTCATTCATCGCGAGAGCATGTCACCCTCTCGCCTCTGCATGCTTTTCACAAAGCACCAAAGAGGTCAAAGCCCATCAGGGCATGGGTTTGCGCCCATTGATGTTGATACTGAATAACCTGAAGTTATTCTACTGAGCTTTTAAATAATTTGTCGTGATGGACGGCCGGTGTCCAACGTTATGACTAGCGTAATTGCGCAATGAAAAACGAAGCCAGCTAACAGGAAAATTAATGTTGACCCTTTGCAAACATACTAACAGGTCCATGCCCCTTGGTTCAGTCGCAAGCGCAGCCCTCTTGTCCGTCACGATGGCCCTGCCTGTGGCGGCTCAGGAAATCCAGAATGTCAGCTTTATTCTGGATTGGATTCCGTCCGGCGAAATGGCCGCCTATTACTCGGGTGTTGCCAACGGCTTTTTCGAAGAAGAGGGCATCAACCTGTCGATCAGCCGCGGCTATGGCTCGTCTGACACCGTCGCGAAAATCGCAGGCGGCGTTGCCGACTTCGGGATTGCCGACATCGCAGCGGTCTTCACAGGCCGCGCAGTTGCACAAGCGCCGGTCAAGGCGATCAGCGCGGTTTACACGCATTCACCCCATTCGCTTTTCGTGCTTGAAAGCAGCGGCATAGACGGCTTCGACGACCTGGAAGGCAAAAGCATCGCCGTTTCGGCGGGAAACAGTCACCGGCTGTATTTTCCGGCCGTCGCAGAGCGGTCCGGTATTGATGCGGACAAAATCAAATGGGTGACAGCAGATGCGTCATCAATGGCGGCCTTGTTGATCGCCAAACGTGTTGACGCGGCCCCGTTCTTTTCGATCCACGAATATTATCAGAATAAGGCCGCCGAAACGCAGGGCGAAAAGATCAAGGTTCTTCCCTTTGTCGAGGCAGGGTTTGCAATCTATTCGACCTCCGTGATCGCCACTGAAGAGACGCTGGAAAAAGACCCGGAACTAGCCAAAAAATTCCTGTCAGCTTTGCAGAAATCTCTGGTGTGGGCGAATGACAACATTGACGAGGCATGCGACCTGCACGTGGCAGCCGTTCCCGAAGTGGCGCTGGATGACTGCGTGGGCAGCCTGACCGCGATGCTCGCCTTTGTGTTCAACGATTCTCAAGAAGAATTCGGACTAGGTCGGTTCGGGCAAGACCGCCTTGATTTTACTTACAAGCAGGTCGCCGCTGCGCAGGATCTGGCCACGGATTTTGATACGTCGACAGCGATCGACGAAAGCTATCTTCCGTAACTTCGGACAAATTCGCATCTGTCCTATGTCCGGCCCCCGCACGAGGGGATCGGAACAATGAAAGACCCCAAATGACCAACATTTCCATCGACGGGGCCACAAAGGTCTTCAATTCCCGCGACGGTGAAAAGATAGTCGCGTTGCAGGACGTGACTTTGGCGGTCCGCCCCAATGAATTCATCTCACTTGTGGGGCCGTCCGGCTGCGGAAAGTCGACGCTGTTGCGCATGATCGGGGGGCTTTTGCCGACGACCGATGGTGCTGTTTTGATCGACGGAAACGTCGTAGACGGACCACAGATCAAATGCGGTTTTGTGTTCCAAAAGGCAACATTGCTGGATTGGAAAACAATCCTGGAAAATGTGCTGTTTCCATTGAATGTTTTGAAAACCCGCACGTCGGCCTCGGTAGACAGCGCACGGGAATTGCTGGCCTTTGCCGGACTATCTGATTTCGAAAGCAAATATCCGTCGGAGCTTTCGGGTGGAATGCAGCAACGCGCCGGTATTTGCCGGGCTTTGATGCACGATCCGGATATCCTGCTTATGGACGAACCCTTTGGCGCCCTCGACGCGTTGACGCGCGAGGATATGTCGCTCGAACTTTTGCGGATTTGGCGGGAGCGTCCGAAAACAATCGTGTTTGTGACGCATTCGATTGCAGAGGCCGTTCTTCTTTCTGACCGAGTGGTTGTCATGTCGGCGCGCCCCGGCAGGGTCAGTGAGATTGTTGATATTCCGTTGCCGCGTCCACGCAGCTTCGAAGCGCAAAAAGACGTGCTCTTTCAGGAAAAAGTGGAACACATCCGCTATCTGATCACGGGAAAGTAGAGAAATGGCTGACACAAACATCACATTCGGCCAAGGTCTTCGCCGCATCTGGTTCCGCTCTCAGGGGGTCCTGATGCCAGTGATTACCCTGATCATTCTTCTGGCGATCTGGGAAATCGCAGTCGTGGGTTTCGCGATTCCTGAATACCTTTTGCCTGCGCCAAGCCAGATTTGGATCGCGACCAGCGCTCAGCCGGCTCTGGTCTGGGGGCATACGATGGCGACCCTCAAGACAGTGTTACTGGGTTTTGGACTGTCGATCAGCGTTTCGTTGCCATTGGCATTCGCGCTAACCGCGTCACAGACCGTGGCAAGCGCCGTCTATCCGCTGCTCATCCTGACCCAGTCGATCCCAAAGGTCGCCCTGGCCCCGATCCTTGTGATAGCCCTTGGTGCCAACGAGATGCCGCGCATCATCATCACGTTCCTTGTCGCCTTTTTTCCACTTGTGATAGCGATCACGACGGGCCTTCTTTCTGTTCCCTCAGATCTGGTCGAACTTGGACGGTCCTATCGCGCCTCGCGCTTGCAGCAGATGGTGATGATCCGCATGCCTTATGCAATTCCGTTCATCTTTAGCGGTTTGAAAACAGCGGTGGCCCTTGCTGTGGTGGGGGCCGTCGTCGGCGAATTCGTGACCTCTGATCGCGGTCTTGGCTATCTGATCCAGACCTCGACTGCCTTTTTTCGGATGCCTCTTGCTTACGGAGCGATGCTGGTTTTGTCGGCGATGGGGATAATCCTGTTTCAGCTCGTCGCGGTGACTGAACGGCTTTTGTTCCCGTGGGCCACGGCGAACCGCGAAC
Above is a genomic segment from Puniceibacterium sp. IMCC21224 containing:
- a CDS encoding ABC transporter ATP-binding protein; the encoded protein is MTNISIDGATKVFNSRDGEKIVALQDVTLAVRPNEFISLVGPSGCGKSTLLRMIGGLLPTTDGAVLIDGNVVDGPQIKCGFVFQKATLLDWKTILENVLFPLNVLKTRTSASVDSARELLAFAGLSDFESKYPSELSGGMQQRAGICRALMHDPDILLMDEPFGALDALTREDMSLELLRIWRERPKTIVFVTHSIAEAVLLSDRVVVMSARPGRVSEIVDIPLPRPRSFEAQKDVLFQEKVEHIRYLITGK
- a CDS encoding ABC transporter permease produces the protein MADTNITFGQGLRRIWFRSQGVLMPVITLIILLAIWEIAVVGFAIPEYLLPAPSQIWIATSAQPALVWGHTMATLKTVLLGFGLSISVSLPLAFALTASQTVASAVYPLLILTQSIPKVALAPILVIALGANEMPRIIITFLVAFFPLVIAITTGLLSVPSDLVELGRSYRASRLQQMVMIRMPYAIPFIFSGLKTAVALAVVGAVVGEFVTSDRGLGYLIQTSTAFFRMPLAYGAMLVLSAMGIILFQLVAVTERLLFPWATANREQ
- a CDS encoding ABC transporter substrate-binding protein; protein product: MRNEKRSQLTGKLMLTLCKHTNRSMPLGSVASAALLSVTMALPVAAQEIQNVSFILDWIPSGEMAAYYSGVANGFFEEEGINLSISRGYGSSDTVAKIAGGVADFGIADIAAVFTGRAVAQAPVKAISAVYTHSPHSLFVLESSGIDGFDDLEGKSIAVSAGNSHRLYFPAVAERSGIDADKIKWVTADASSMAALLIAKRVDAAPFFSIHEYYQNKAAETQGEKIKVLPFVEAGFAIYSTSVIATEETLEKDPELAKKFLSALQKSLVWANDNIDEACDLHVAAVPEVALDDCVGSLTAMLAFVFNDSQEEFGLGRFGQDRLDFTYKQVAAAQDLATDFDTSTAIDESYLP